One Marinifilum sp. JC120 DNA window includes the following coding sequences:
- a CDS encoding SDR family NAD(P)-dependent oxidoreductase, whose amino-acid sequence MFNMIILIGASSAIGKELLPHLLELGQVVGTTRKVENLDEFLGHENFDCIELDLTIPDSVDDFCKKCTSFSGRITIINLSSISIDKLFLGYSEEEWQSVFSVNLSGGMKILQAIIPQMMKSGWGRIINVSSVVAQSSVVGAAAYSASKAAVIAMTRTLAHEYGRFGITANSLVLGYFNTGLIHSLDEKRRKAVLDRIPTQKFGPCEDIFYAIEYVIRSNYLNGSEITIDGGLM is encoded by the coding sequence ATGTTTAACATGATTATACTTATCGGAGCGTCCAGTGCTATTGGGAAAGAGCTTTTGCCGCACCTGTTGGAGCTTGGTCAAGTTGTCGGTACTACCCGTAAAGTTGAAAATCTAGATGAATTTTTAGGGCATGAAAATTTTGACTGTATTGAACTTGACCTAACAATACCTGATTCAGTAGATGATTTTTGCAAGAAGTGTACTTCCTTTTCGGGAAGGATAACCATCATTAACTTATCATCTATTTCAATTGATAAACTATTCCTAGGATATTCTGAGGAGGAATGGCAGTCTGTCTTCAGTGTCAACTTGAGCGGGGGAATGAAAATTTTACAGGCAATTATTCCTCAGATGATGAAATCAGGATGGGGACGGATAATTAATGTTTCGTCCGTTGTCGCTCAGAGCTCTGTTGTTGGCGCAGCTGCTTATTCAGCGAGCAAGGCAGCGGTAATCGCCATGACCAGAACTTTGGCCCATGAATATGGTCGGTTCGGGATTACAGCTAATTCATTGGTTTTGGGCTATTTTAATACTGGATTGATTCATTCTCTAGATGAAAAGCGTCGGAAGGCTGTTCTGGATCGAATTCCTACCCAAAAATTTGGTCCCTGCGAGGACATTTTTTACGCTATTGAATATGTTATCAGATCAAACTATCTAAACGGTTCAGAAATAACCATTGACGGGGGGCTGATGTGA
- a CDS encoding transposase yields the protein MSKHIHVDSSIKGDKVVSRLEWLRVISGRKPIRIQVDNGSEFISKALDKGAYKNEVVLDFSRPGKPTDNPFIESFNGSFRDECLNTHWFLSVSDARNKIETWRKEYNEFRPHSSLGDQTPNDFALAHKTPKAKFLYI from the coding sequence ATGTCCAAACACATTCACGTAGATTCCTCGATAAAAGGGGACAAAGTCGTTTCTAGATTGGAGTGGCTGCGTGTGATCTCTGGCAGGAAGCCAATACGCATCCAAGTGGATAATGGCAGTGAATTTATTTCCAAAGCACTTGATAAAGGGGCGTATAAAAATGAAGTCGTTTTGGATTTTTCTAGGCCCGGAAAACCTACGGATAATCCGTTTATTGAATCTTTCAACGGAAGTTTTCGGGACGAGTGTTTGAATACCCACTGGTTTTTATCTGTGTCAGACGCTCGGAACAAAATTGAAACATGGCGCAAGGAGTATAATGAGTTTCGTCCGCACTCTTCATTGGGAGATCAGACGCCAAACGATTTTGCTCTCGCCCATAAAACACCGAAGGCCAAATTTCTCTATATTTGA
- a CDS encoding ketoacyl-ACP synthase III has translation MPNFIKNISYYLPEKTIDCLELEKQHPDWDIANTITKTGVHKIHHAASDERTVEMAVRAAKNLLAETKCVPDTIIVCTQTPDTLLPQCSSQLQHMLGLPNSTMCLDINLGCSGYTHGLATAYSYLSSGISKKILFITVDNYSKVVDPENKKVFLLFSDASSATLLSETENRPVFRFGTDGSRSQAIACKNSGVSVVTGENKDSSIKKPSFEMDGYGVFLFTLGTIPNEIQQLMNDAGASIEDIDLFVLHQASRYVLESIQKKLGIPEDKLIIDLEEVGNTTSSSIPIALKRAETAGKLKRGDKILLFGFGIGLSWGGAILEY, from the coding sequence ATGCCTAACTTCATAAAGAATATCAGCTACTATCTACCAGAAAAAACAATAGACTGCCTCGAGTTGGAGAAACAACATCCAGATTGGGACATCGCAAATACGATTACCAAAACCGGAGTTCACAAAATTCATCATGCTGCCTCTGATGAAAGAACTGTCGAGATGGCTGTACGTGCAGCTAAGAATCTTCTAGCTGAAACAAAATGTGTCCCTGATACAATCATTGTCTGCACTCAGACCCCTGACACACTGCTTCCGCAGTGCTCCTCACAACTGCAGCATATGCTTGGCCTACCTAACTCAACTATGTGTCTCGATATAAACCTCGGATGCAGTGGTTATACACACGGTTTGGCAACAGCTTACAGCTACTTATCCTCAGGAATTTCTAAAAAGATTCTTTTTATTACTGTCGATAATTACTCAAAAGTTGTTGACCCTGAAAATAAAAAGGTCTTTCTGCTATTCTCCGATGCATCTTCTGCTACTCTGCTTTCTGAAACCGAGAACCGGCCCGTTTTTAGGTTTGGCACAGATGGCTCACGCAGCCAGGCAATAGCATGTAAAAACTCTGGTGTGAGTGTCGTCACTGGGGAGAACAAAGACTCTTCGATTAAAAAACCATCATTTGAAATGGATGGATATGGTGTATTTCTTTTTACCCTTGGAACTATTCCCAATGAAATACAGCAGCTCATGAATGACGCAGGGGCGAGCATTGAAGATATAGATCTGTTTGTCCTTCACCAGGCAAGTCGGTATGTTCTGGAATCAATTCAAAAGAAACTCGGCATACCTGAGGATAAGTTAATCATAGATCTTGAAGAAGTAGGTAACACTACATCTTCATCAATACCCATAGCATTGAAGCGGGCGGAAACAGCAGGAAAACTTAAACGGGGTGATAAGATATTGCTCTTTGGCTTTGGGATTGGACTTAGCTGGGGGGGAGCAATTTTAGAATACTAG
- a CDS encoding gfo/Idh/MocA family oxidoreductase, translated as MKTAVIGTGAMGQHHVRLYSDIAGSELVGVVDHNTKQTDRLCSLYGGRAYSDYREMLDKEKPDAVTIALPTSYHHQATMDCLDAGVHVMVEKPIAKTVDQAREMIAKAKEVSRVLKVGHIERFNPAVSQLKERLADGQLGRIFTIHSRRQSPYPGRITDVGVASDLATHELDMMRYIAQSDVHSMTAEISKVMNTDNEDIVFGLLRFENQILGILDVNWVTPTKIREISVTGENGMFTVDYLNQNLTFNSNYAAEQNENQSDWFKAKFGVAEGDFTRFRVEKREPLRVEIESFLECCRENSSPLVTGEDGLEALNLALKIVDCNYNCGCKKIDNT; from the coding sequence ATGAAAACAGCAGTTATTGGAACAGGCGCCATGGGACAGCATCATGTGCGTCTATATTCAGATATTGCCGGTTCCGAGCTTGTTGGTGTGGTTGATCATAACACTAAGCAGACAGACAGGCTTTGCAGCCTTTACGGCGGTCGTGCCTATTCTGATTATCGGGAAATGCTCGATAAAGAAAAACCCGATGCAGTAACCATTGCTTTACCTACTTCTTATCACCATCAAGCGACAATGGATTGTCTTGATGCAGGCGTTCACGTGATGGTCGAAAAGCCCATTGCGAAGACTGTTGATCAAGCACGTGAAATGATTGCAAAAGCCAAAGAAGTTAGCCGAGTTTTAAAAGTCGGTCATATTGAGCGTTTTAACCCTGCTGTATCTCAGCTAAAAGAAAGACTCGCAGATGGTCAGCTGGGTCGTATTTTCACCATTCATTCTAGGCGTCAGTCTCCGTATCCCGGGCGTATTACTGATGTCGGTGTAGCAAGCGACCTTGCGACACATGAACTAGATATGATGCGTTACATTGCACAATCTGATGTGCATTCAATGACAGCTGAAATCTCTAAAGTGATGAATACTGATAACGAAGATATCGTTTTTGGCCTTCTGCGTTTTGAAAATCAGATTCTCGGTATATTGGATGTAAACTGGGTAACTCCGACCAAGATTAGGGAAATTTCGGTGACAGGTGAAAACGGCATGTTTACCGTTGATTACCTTAACCAGAATCTGACTTTCAACTCCAACTATGCTGCTGAGCAGAATGAAAACCAGAGTGATTGGTTTAAAGCTAAATTCGGAGTAGCCGAAGGCGACTTCACGCGTTTTCGTGTTGAAAAGCGTGAGCCTTTACGCGTTGAAATAGAATCTTTTCTGGAATGCTGCAGGGAGAATTCTTCCCCGCTTGTAACTGGTGAAGATGGACTTGAAGCACTTAATCTTGCACTTAAAATTGTCGATTGTAATTACAATTGTGGGTGCAAGAAAATTGATAACACTTAA